The following coding sequences lie in one Pseudomonas monsensis genomic window:
- the ung gene encoding uracil-DNA glycosylase translates to MTADDRIKLEPSWKEALRAEFDQPYMAELRNFLQQERAAGKEIYPPGPLIFNALNSTPLDKVKVVILGQDPYHGPGQAHGLCFSVQPGVPAPPSLVNIYKELKRDLNIDIPNHGYLQSWADQGVLMLNTTMTVERANANAHKDRGWQFFTDRIIELVSERQPHLVFMLWGAHAQSKQKLIDATKHLVLTSVHPSPLSAYRGFLGCGHFSRTNKFLEQNGETPIEWRLPPI, encoded by the coding sequence ATGACTGCTGACGACCGTATCAAACTCGAACCGAGCTGGAAGGAGGCACTGCGTGCTGAATTCGACCAGCCTTACATGGCAGAGTTGCGCAACTTTCTGCAGCAGGAGCGGGCGGCCGGCAAGGAGATCTATCCGCCGGGACCGCTGATTTTCAATGCGCTGAATTCGACGCCGCTGGATAAAGTCAAAGTGGTGATCCTCGGCCAGGACCCGTATCACGGCCCGGGTCAGGCCCACGGCTTGTGCTTCTCGGTGCAACCGGGCGTGCCGGCGCCACCGTCGCTGGTCAACATCTATAAAGAGTTGAAACGCGACCTGAACATCGACATCCCCAACCACGGTTACCTGCAGAGCTGGGCCGATCAGGGCGTGTTGATGCTCAATACCACCATGACCGTCGAGCGTGCCAACGCCAATGCGCACAAGGACAGGGGCTGGCAGTTTTTCACCGACCGGATCATTGAACTGGTCAGCGAGCGCCAGCCGCATCTGGTGTTCATGCTCTGGGGCGCCCATGCGCAGAGCAAGCAGAAGCTGATTGATGCAACCAAACATCTGGTACTGACGTCGGTGCATCCGTCGCCGTTGTCGGCGTATCGTGGCTTCCTGGGCTGCGGGCACTTCAGCCGGACCAACAAGTTTCTTGAGCAGAATGGCGAGACGCCGATCGAGTGGCGGCTTCCTCCGATCTGA
- a CDS encoding AbrB family transcriptional regulator, translating to MFDRSALKSWWGTPLVGLLGGYLASQIGWPLPWMVGSLLAIILVRCLTPWQLTEIPGGRKCGQWIVGIGIGLHFTPVVMEQVLSHFGLIFFGALVTSLSAVVGVWLMRRTGEDRATAFFSSMPGGSGEMVNLGARNGAMLSHVAAGQSLRVLVVVLCVPAAFKYLLGDGTPIAHAGSVDWRWLAILFPAGALLAWLWQRLRQPNPWLFGPLLVSAAVSIGWDLHIGLPNGGSQIGQWLIGSGLGCHFNRQFFRRAPSFMGRTLIGTALTMLIATLAALGLSALTHLDLRSLTLGMMPGGIAEMSLTAETLQLSVPLVTAMQVMRLLFVLFLAEPLFKYWNRNPE from the coding sequence ATGTTTGATCGCTCCGCGCTCAAATCCTGGTGGGGCACCCCGCTGGTCGGTCTGCTCGGCGGTTATCTCGCCAGTCAGATCGGCTGGCCGCTACCGTGGATGGTCGGCTCGTTGCTGGCGATCATCCTGGTGCGCTGCCTGACGCCCTGGCAGCTCACGGAAATCCCTGGCGGCCGCAAGTGCGGCCAGTGGATCGTCGGCATCGGTATCGGCCTGCACTTCACCCCGGTGGTGATGGAGCAGGTACTCAGTCATTTCGGTTTGATCTTCTTCGGCGCGCTGGTCACGAGTCTGTCGGCGGTGGTCGGCGTCTGGCTGATGCGCCGCACCGGCGAAGATCGCGCCACGGCATTCTTCTCCAGCATGCCCGGCGGTTCCGGGGAGATGGTCAACCTCGGCGCGCGCAATGGCGCGATGCTCAGCCATGTCGCGGCGGGGCAGAGTCTGCGGGTACTGGTGGTGGTGCTGTGTGTGCCGGCCGCGTTCAAGTACCTGCTCGGCGATGGCACGCCGATCGCTCACGCCGGCAGCGTCGACTGGCGCTGGCTGGCGATTCTGTTCCCGGCAGGCGCCCTGCTCGCGTGGCTCTGGCAACGTCTGCGTCAACCCAACCCGTGGCTGTTCGGGCCGTTGCTGGTGAGTGCGGCGGTGAGTATTGGCTGGGACCTGCACATCGGTTTGCCCAATGGCGGCAGTCAGATTGGCCAGTGGCTGATCGGCAGCGGTCTGGGTTGCCACTTCAACCGGCAGTTCTTCCGCCGTGCACCGTCGTTCATGGGCCGTACCTTGATCGGCACGGCACTGACCATGTTGATCGCCACGTTGGCCGCATTGGGCTTGAGTGCGCTGACCCACCTGGATCTGCGCTCGCTGACCCTGGGCATGATGCCCGGCGGCATTGCCGAAATGAGCCTGACGGCGGAAACCCTGCAACTGTCGGTGCCGCTGGTGACGGCGATGCAGGTGATGCGGCTGTTGTTTGTGCTGTTTCTGGCGGAGCCGTTGTTCAAGTACTGGAACCGTAATCCCGAGTAG
- a CDS encoding tripartite tricarboxylate transporter permease produces the protein MDTLGYLGQGFGVALSPYNLVTALCGTLIGTVVGLLPGLGPINGVALLIPIAFALGLPPESALILLAAVYLGCEYGGRISSILLNIPGEASTVMTTLDGYPMARKGLAGVALSLSAWSSFIGAFIATCGMVLFAPLLAKWAIAFGPAEYFVLMVFAIVCLGGMAGDRPLKTFIAALIGLFLSTVGIDANSGVYRFTGDNIHLTDGIQFVVLVLGLFSISEILLLLEKTHHGQEAVKATGRMMFNFKEAASVFAVNVRCGVLGFIMGVLPGAGATLASAVAYMTEKRLAGASGKFGEGDARGLAAPETAIGGAACGALVPMLTLGVPGSGTTAVMIGALSLYNITPGPLLFQQQPDIVWGLIASLFIANIMLVILNIPMIRIFTRILAVPNWALVPVIAIITGIGVYAVHATTFDLFLMIGIGIFGYILRKLDFPLSPLLLGFILGELMEQNLRRALSISNGALEILWSSPITVGCWVLTGIMLLMPIIRIWRKRAAAQRAIADV, from the coding sequence ATGGATACTCTTGGCTATTTGGGTCAGGGTTTCGGCGTCGCGCTGAGCCCATACAACCTGGTGACCGCGCTGTGCGGCACGCTGATCGGCACCGTCGTCGGCCTGTTGCCGGGCCTGGGCCCGATCAACGGCGTGGCGTTGCTGATCCCGATCGCATTTGCCCTCGGCCTGCCACCGGAATCGGCACTGATCCTGCTGGCGGCGGTGTACCTGGGCTGCGAATACGGCGGCCGGATCAGTTCGATCCTGCTGAACATTCCGGGCGAAGCCTCCACCGTGATGACCACCCTCGACGGCTACCCGATGGCCCGCAAAGGCCTGGCCGGTGTGGCGCTGTCACTGTCGGCGTGGAGTTCGTTCATTGGCGCGTTCATCGCCACCTGCGGCATGGTCCTCTTCGCACCGTTGCTGGCGAAATGGGCGATTGCTTTTGGCCCGGCGGAATATTTTGTGCTGATGGTGTTCGCGATCGTCTGTCTCGGCGGCATGGCCGGTGACCGTCCGCTGAAAACATTCATTGCGGCGTTGATCGGTCTGTTCCTGTCAACGGTCGGCATTGATGCCAACAGCGGCGTGTACCGCTTTACCGGCGACAACATTCACCTGACCGACGGCATTCAGTTCGTGGTGCTGGTGCTGGGCCTGTTCTCGATCAGCGAAATTCTCCTGCTGCTGGAAAAAACCCACCACGGCCAGGAAGCGGTGAAAGCCACCGGCCGGATGATGTTCAACTTCAAGGAAGCGGCGTCGGTGTTCGCAGTCAACGTCCGTTGCGGCGTGCTGGGTTTCATCATGGGCGTGTTGCCGGGTGCCGGCGCGACCCTCGCCAGTGCCGTGGCCTATATGACCGAGAAACGTCTGGCCGGCGCCAGCGGCAAGTTCGGTGAAGGGGATGCCCGTGGCCTCGCCGCGCCGGAAACCGCGATCGGCGGCGCAGCCTGCGGTGCGCTGGTGCCGATGCTGACCCTCGGCGTTCCCGGCTCAGGTACCACGGCGGTGATGATCGGCGCCCTGTCGCTGTACAACATCACCCCGGGCCCGCTGCTGTTCCAGCAACAACCGGACATCGTCTGGGGCCTGATCGCGTCGCTGTTCATTGCCAACATCATGCTGGTGATCCTCAACATCCCGATGATCCGCATCTTCACCCGCATTCTCGCCGTGCCGAACTGGGCACTGGTGCCGGTCATCGCGATCATCACCGGGATCGGCGTCTACGCGGTGCACGCCACCACGTTCGACCTGTTCCTGATGATCGGTATCGGCATCTTCGGCTACATCCTGCGCAAGCTGGACTTCCCGCTGTCGCCGCTGCTGCTGGGGTTCATCCTTGGCGAACTGATGGAGCAGAACCTGCGTCGCGCCCTGTCGATCTCCAACGGTGCGCTGGAAATCCTCTGGTCGAGCCCGATCACCGTCGGTTGCTGGGTGTTGACGGGGATCATGCTGTTGATGCCGATCATCCGTATCTGGCGCAAGCGTGCGGCTGCGCAACGCGCCATTGCCGATGTTTGA
- a CDS encoding tripartite tricarboxylate transporter TctB family protein, translated as MLIQRIFASVLLLVCAGLALMAWPYQAAFSYEPVGPRAFPLLMLGLMGLALLYMVFRPAPIKHSEDEPPLDRETLTKIAICVVLLLVFAGTFEPLGFIIASIITGVPMARLYGGRWVPSVVIISLMAIGLYLLFDRLMDVPLPLGLLSVLEN; from the coding sequence ATGCTTATTCAACGCATTTTCGCCTCGGTGCTGTTGCTGGTCTGTGCCGGCCTGGCCCTGATGGCGTGGCCGTACCAGGCGGCCTTTTCCTACGAACCGGTGGGCCCGCGCGCCTTCCCTCTGCTGATGCTCGGCCTGATGGGATTGGCGCTGCTGTACATGGTGTTCCGCCCGGCACCGATCAAACACAGCGAAGACGAGCCGCCTCTGGATCGCGAAACCCTGACCAAGATCGCGATCTGCGTCGTCCTGCTGCTGGTGTTCGCCGGCACGTTCGAACCGCTGGGTTTCATCATCGCCAGCATCATCACCGGTGTTCCGATGGCTCGCCTGTACGGCGGCCGCTGGGTACCGAGCGTGGTGATCATCAGCCTGATGGCCATCGGTCTTTACTTGCTGTTCGACCGTTTGATGGACGTTCCGCTGCCCCTTGGCCTGCTCAGCGTTCTGGAGAACTGA
- a CDS encoding Bug family tripartite tricarboxylate transporter substrate binding protein, translated as MNLSLRKVALAAGVMLFAGQLMAEPKRPECIAPASPGGGFDLTCKLAQSALVNEKLLTKPMRVTYMPGGVGAVAYNAVVAQRPADAGTLVAWSSGSLLNLAQGKFGRFDETNVRWLAAVGTSYGAIAVKSDSPYKTLDDLVQALKKDPSSVVIGSGGTVGSQDWMQTALIAKAAGINPRDLRYVALEGGGEIATALLGGHIQVGSTDISDSMPHIQSGDMRLLAVFADKRLDEPEMKDIPTAREQGYDIVWPVVRGFYLGPKVSDEDYAWWKDAFDKLLASEDFAKLRDQRELFPFAMTGPELDTYVKKQVADYKVLAKEFGLIQ; from the coding sequence ATGAACTTATCACTGCGTAAAGTTGCTCTAGCCGCTGGCGTCATGCTGTTCGCCGGCCAACTCATGGCCGAACCGAAACGTCCGGAATGCATCGCCCCGGCCTCCCCCGGCGGTGGTTTCGACCTGACCTGCAAACTGGCGCAAAGCGCGCTGGTCAACGAAAAACTGCTGACCAAACCGATGCGCGTGACCTACATGCCCGGCGGTGTCGGCGCGGTGGCGTACAACGCTGTGGTCGCCCAGCGTCCGGCCGACGCCGGCACACTGGTGGCGTGGTCCAGCGGCTCGTTGCTCAACCTGGCGCAGGGCAAGTTCGGTCGTTTCGATGAAACCAACGTGCGCTGGCTGGCAGCAGTCGGCACCAGCTACGGCGCCATCGCGGTCAAAAGCGATTCGCCCTACAAGACCCTCGACGATCTCGTTCAGGCCCTGAAGAAAGATCCAAGCTCGGTGGTGATCGGTTCCGGCGGCACCGTCGGCAGCCAGGACTGGATGCAAACCGCACTGATCGCCAAGGCTGCCGGGATCAACCCGCGCGACCTGCGTTACGTGGCCCTCGAAGGCGGCGGCGAAATCGCCACCGCCCTGCTCGGCGGCCACATTCAAGTCGGCAGTACCGACATCTCCGACTCCATGCCGCACATCCAGAGTGGCGACATGCGCCTGCTCGCGGTGTTTGCCGACAAGCGCCTCGACGAGCCGGAAATGAAAGACATTCCGACCGCTCGCGAGCAAGGCTACGACATCGTCTGGCCAGTGGTGCGCGGTTTCTACCTCGGGCCGAAAGTCAGCGACGAAGACTACGCCTGGTGGAAAGACGCGTTCGACAAACTGCTGGCCTCCGAGGATTTCGCCAAGCTGCGCGATCAGCGTGAACTGTTCCCGTTCGCCATGACCGGCCCGGAACTGGACACCTACGTGAAGAAGCAGGTCGCGGACTACAAAGTGCTGGCCAAAGAGTTCGGCCTGATCCAGTGA